A region from the Thermanaeromonas toyohensis ToBE genome encodes:
- the cysS gene encoding cysteine--tRNA ligase, with protein sequence MSLHLYNTLTGCKEKFVPREPGRVTMYVCGPTTYNYIHLGNARPLVVFDTLRRYLEYKGYRVFYIQNFTDIDDKIIKRAQEEGRTANEVAAQYIEEYFKDADALNVRRADFYPRVTDHIKDIIAAVEGLLRSGYAYNIEGDIYFAVEKFPGYGKLSHRRPEEMLAGARVEVDTRKKNALDFALWKKSRPGEPAWESPWGLGRPGWHIECSTMALKYLGPNFDIHGGGADLIFPHHENEIAQAEAWTGQPLARFWLHNGFITVNQEKMSKSRGNFFLVREILARFSPQAVRLYLLSTHYRSPLDFADEYLEEAERSFERLANARIALTQALERIKKEEEAYREAVAREEDPKAVRLKIRVQELRDQFEEALDDDFNTAQGMAILYELVREINSYLHKGELGPGAGEALKLASFALEELGEGVLGLFGPAKLSADDRLVQGLIELIIELRQEARQKKDWVTADYLRERLKALGIMVEDTPHGPRWKIKRSN encoded by the coding sequence TTGAGCTTACATCTTTACAACACGCTGACGGGCTGCAAGGAAAAGTTCGTACCTCGTGAACCTGGCCGGGTAACCATGTACGTGTGCGGTCCCACTACTTATAACTATATCCACCTGGGTAATGCCCGGCCTTTGGTGGTTTTTGATACTTTGCGCCGGTATTTAGAATACAAGGGTTACCGGGTATTTTATATTCAAAATTTCACCGATATTGATGATAAAATTATTAAGCGAGCCCAGGAAGAAGGGCGCACCGCGAATGAGGTGGCCGCCCAGTATATTGAGGAATATTTTAAGGACGCTGATGCCTTAAACGTCCGGCGGGCTGATTTTTATCCCCGGGTGACTGACCATATCAAGGATATTATAGCGGCGGTGGAGGGTCTGTTGCGCTCAGGGTACGCTTACAATATAGAGGGGGATATCTACTTTGCGGTGGAAAAGTTCCCAGGTTACGGGAAATTATCCCACCGCCGGCCTGAAGAAATGCTGGCTGGTGCCCGGGTGGAGGTGGATACACGCAAAAAAAATGCCCTAGACTTTGCCTTGTGGAAAAAGAGCCGGCCAGGGGAACCAGCCTGGGAGAGCCCTTGGGGGCTGGGAAGGCCCGGTTGGCATATTGAGTGTTCTACCATGGCCCTTAAATACTTGGGCCCTAATTTCGATATTCATGGGGGAGGAGCGGATCTCATCTTTCCCCACCACGAAAATGAGATAGCCCAGGCTGAGGCCTGGACAGGGCAGCCGCTAGCTCGTTTTTGGCTGCATAATGGATTTATCACGGTAAATCAGGAGAAGATGTCCAAGTCCCGGGGTAACTTCTTCCTTGTGCGGGAAATACTTGCCCGCTTTTCTCCCCAAGCGGTGCGCTTGTATCTTCTTAGTACCCATTACCGCAGCCCTTTAGATTTTGCCGATGAGTACCTGGAAGAGGCCGAAAGGAGCTTTGAGCGTTTAGCTAATGCCCGGATAGCCTTAACTCAAGCTTTAGAACGCATCAAGAAGGAGGAAGAAGCTTATAGGGAGGCTGTTGCTAGGGAGGAAGACCCTAAAGCCGTAAGGTTAAAAATACGTGTGCAGGAACTGCGAGATCAATTTGAGGAAGCTTTAGATGATGATTTTAATACCGCCCAAGGTATGGCTATATTGTATGAACTAGTACGGGAGATCAATAGCTATTTGCATAAAGGCGAGCTAGGCCCTGGGGCGGGTGAGGCTTTGAAGTTGGCTTCTTTTGCCTTAGAGGAATTGGGAGAGGGGGTTTTGGGCCTTTTTGGTCCTGCCAAATTAAGTGCTGATGACCGTTTAGTACAAGGTCTGATAGAATTGATAATAGAGCTACGGCAAGAAGCTCGGCAGAAGAAAGACTGGGTTACGGCTGATTACCTGCGGGAGCGCTTAAAGGCCTTAGGGATTATGGTAGAAGATACCCCCCATGGCCCGCGCTGGAAGATAAAGCGGTCTAATTAA
- the thyX gene encoding FAD-dependent thymidylate synthase, with translation MRVELIAYTPEPEKIVAAAARICYSQRGAAEILENMEDKEVDRLIKLLLSCGHESPVEHVTFTFAIEGVSRALSHQLVRHRIASYSQRSQRYVSEENFPYIVPPSINGEPEALEIFENCLSQIREAYARLTKLVPREDARYILPQACETKLICTFNARSLFNFFRLRCCSRAQWEIRALALKMREVVRQVAPRLFAKAGPNCEVLGICYEGPFSCGRAPVVKSRGEIEEE, from the coding sequence TTGCGGGTGGAACTTATAGCTTATACCCCTGAGCCGGAAAAAATAGTAGCTGCTGCTGCACGTATTTGTTATTCCCAGCGGGGGGCAGCTGAAATCTTGGAAAACATGGAAGATAAAGAGGTGGATAGGCTCATCAAGCTCCTTTTATCTTGCGGCCATGAGTCCCCGGTGGAACACGTTACCTTTACCTTCGCTATAGAAGGGGTAAGCCGCGCTTTATCTCACCAACTTGTCCGGCATCGTATAGCCTCTTATTCCCAGCGTTCCCAGCGTTATGTTTCTGAGGAAAATTTTCCATACATCGTGCCGCCCAGCATAAATGGGGAACCGGAGGCCTTAGAGATCTTTGAAAATTGCTTATCCCAGATAAGGGAAGCTTATGCCCGCCTGACAAAGCTTGTTCCCCGGGAAGATGCCCGTTATATTTTGCCCCAGGCGTGCGAGACCAAGCTCATATGCACTTTTAACGCCCGTAGCTTATTTAATTTTTTCCGCTTACGCTGCTGTTCCCGGGCCCAATGGGAGATACGGGCGCTGGCCCTTAAAATGAGGGAGGTTGTGCGGCAGGTGGCTCCTCGGCTATTCGCCAAGGCTGGACCCAATTGCGAAGTTTTAGGGATATGTTATGAAGGCCCCTTTAGCTGCGGCCGGGCTCCGGTAGTTAAGTCTAGGGGAGAAATAGAAGAAGAATAA
- the rlmB gene encoding 23S rRNA (guanosine(2251)-2'-O)-methyltransferase RlmB: MEELLAGRQAVREALKAGRPLHKILIAEGTKGALLNEIQFLAKERGVPVLKVERKALDRLSRTAPHQGVVALAAAKEYAELEDLIKATQAQEEPAFLVMLDGVEDPQNLGAILRLADACGVQGVIIPRRRSAGLSAAVARASAGALEYVPVARVTNLHQAVDTLREAGMWIIGAEGDGETLAFEADFTVPLVLILGGEGKGLSPLLRKHCDLVVRLPLLGHVTSLNVAAAAAALFYEVVRQRKFPSGREEELGKEN, from the coding sequence ATGGAAGAACTGCTGGCTGGCCGTCAGGCGGTGCGGGAGGCGCTTAAGGCCGGGCGTCCCCTGCACAAGATCCTAATAGCTGAAGGCACCAAGGGTGCCCTCCTTAACGAGATTCAGTTCCTAGCCAAGGAGCGAGGGGTACCTGTTTTAAAGGTAGAACGCAAGGCACTGGATAGGTTGTCCAGAACCGCCCCCCATCAGGGAGTAGTAGCCCTGGCCGCTGCTAAGGAATATGCTGAACTAGAGGATCTGATAAAGGCAACCCAAGCCCAAGAGGAGCCTGCCTTTTTAGTTATGCTAGATGGGGTAGAGGACCCTCAAAACCTGGGGGCTATCTTGCGCTTAGCTGACGCCTGTGGGGTACAAGGGGTGATAATTCCACGCCGACGTAGCGCTGGACTCTCCGCTGCCGTGGCCCGTGCTTCGGCTGGGGCCCTTGAGTATGTTCCTGTGGCCCGGGTAACTAATCTTCATCAGGCTGTGGATACCTTAAGGGAGGCTGGTATGTGGATTATAGGCGCGGAGGGGGATGGAGAAACCCTGGCCTTTGAGGCTGACTTTACAGTACCCTTGGTCCTGATCTTGGGGGGTGAAGGTAAGGGGCTTTCTCCTTTATTAAGGAAGCATTGTGATCTAGTAGTGCGGCTTCCCTTATTAGGCCATGTAACTTCCCTTAATGTAGCGGCAGCTGCTGCGGCCCTCTTTTACGAGGTGGTTCGCCAGCGAAAATTTCCATCTGGCCGGGAAGAGGAGCTGGGCAAGGAAAACTAA
- the sigH gene encoding RNA polymerase sporulation sigma factor SigH, whose amino-acid sequence MSVDIQREAFQTYEVMGDEEVVTLAQGGDDVAQEYLINKYRNFVRAKARSYFLVGADREDIIQEGMIGLYKAIRDFRGDKLSSFRAFAELCITRQIITAIKTATRQKHIPLNSYVSLNKPVYDEDSDRTLLDVISGSSIADPEELIISREEFDNIEEKMGEILSSLEWQVLMSYLEGKSYQEIALDLKRHVKSIDNALQRVKRKLERYLEKRDG is encoded by the coding sequence ATGAGCGTTGATATCCAGCGCGAGGCCTTCCAAACCTACGAGGTCATGGGGGACGAGGAAGTTGTCACGCTGGCCCAAGGGGGGGACGATGTAGCCCAAGAATATTTGATAAATAAATACCGAAATTTTGTGCGGGCTAAAGCGCGGTCCTACTTTCTAGTGGGGGCCGACCGGGAAGATATCATCCAGGAAGGCATGATCGGCCTCTACAAAGCCATCCGGGATTTCCGTGGAGACAAACTCTCTTCCTTTCGTGCCTTTGCTGAATTGTGTATAACCCGGCAGATTATCACCGCCATCAAAACAGCCACCCGTCAAAAGCACATCCCTCTTAATTCCTATGTGTCCCTAAACAAGCCCGTATATGATGAGGATTCGGACCGTACCCTTTTGGATGTTATTTCCGGTTCTAGCATTGCAGATCCCGAAGAACTGATTATTAGCCGAGAAGAGTTTGACAACATAGAGGAAAAAATGGGAGAGATTTTAAGCTCGCTGGAATGGCAGGTTTTGATGTCCTATTTAGAGGGGAAGTCCTACCAGGAGATAGCTTTAGATTTAAAAAGACACGTTAAGTCCATAGATAACGCTCTGCAGAGGGTAAAACGCAAGCTGGAGCGCTATTTAGAAAAAAGGGATGGATAG
- the ychF gene encoding redox-regulated ATPase YchF — protein sequence MALTCGIIGLPLVGKTTLFNLLTWSQVDTSTFVGKTKTNVRTAPIPDPRLDFLASLYRPRKVTPATLEVIDVPGFTPGAGAAFLAAVREVDALIHVVRAFRREDIPHVAGEVNPARDLDTVNTELILADLELVETRLERIATSKKIKGELLAEQKALERCKFALEEERPLVEAGLTREEWQALRHIEFLTTKPMIIVVNIDEDQLKKGDYEGRAGVEAYTSARGLPVLTLCAELEAEIAELDPTDREAFLKEMGIEEPGIHRLARAIYRRLGLISFLTVGEEEVKAWTIREGTRAKEAAGKVHSDMERGFIRAEVVKFEDLLACGTMAKAREKGLVRLEGKDYVVADGDIINFRFNVHKQ from the coding sequence TTGGCCTTAACTTGCGGAATAATTGGTCTACCCTTGGTGGGGAAGACCACCCTGTTTAACCTCCTTACCTGGTCCCAGGTGGATACTTCTACCTTTGTGGGCAAGACTAAGACCAACGTTCGGACGGCCCCCATCCCCGATCCACGGCTCGATTTTTTGGCTTCCCTTTACCGGCCTCGTAAAGTAACCCCAGCTACACTGGAGGTCATCGATGTTCCAGGATTTACGCCAGGTGCCGGTGCGGCTTTTTTGGCGGCAGTACGGGAGGTGGATGCCCTAATCCATGTAGTGCGGGCTTTCCGGCGGGAGGATATTCCTCATGTAGCGGGGGAAGTTAACCCAGCCCGGGATTTGGATACTGTTAATACGGAGCTTATCCTGGCTGATCTTGAGCTTGTGGAAACTAGGCTTGAACGGATAGCGACCAGTAAGAAAATTAAGGGGGAACTTCTGGCCGAGCAGAAAGCCTTGGAACGCTGTAAGTTCGCCTTGGAGGAAGAGCGGCCCTTAGTAGAAGCTGGTTTGACTAGGGAAGAATGGCAGGCTTTGCGGCACATTGAATTTTTGACTACTAAGCCCATGATCATTGTGGTCAATATTGATGAAGACCAGCTCAAGAAAGGGGATTATGAGGGTCGGGCGGGGGTAGAAGCCTATACTTCGGCCCGGGGACTCCCTGTTTTAACCTTGTGCGCTGAGCTAGAGGCGGAGATAGCGGAGCTAGATCCTACTGACCGGGAAGCGTTTTTAAAGGAGATGGGCATAGAAGAGCCCGGTATTCATCGTTTAGCCCGGGCTATATACCGGCGGCTAGGGCTTATTTCGTTCTTGACTGTCGGTGAGGAGGAAGTAAAGGCCTGGACCATCCGGGAGGGGACCCGGGCCAAAGAGGCAGCCGGGAAAGTCCACTCTGATATGGAAAGGGGTTTCATCCGGGCCGAAGTAGTGAAGTTTGAGGATCTTTTGGCCTGCGGCACTATGGCCAAAGCGAGGGAAAAGGGTTTGGTTCGCCTGGAAGGGAAAGATTATGTGGTGGCCGATGGCGATATAATTAACTTCCGGTTTAATGTGCATAAGCAATAG
- a CDS encoding DNA-methyltransferase, with protein sequence MKLKAYGKENSYPCAESLVVVDTPQAQGYSLEQVKNKVILGDALKVLKKLPSEAVDMVFIDPPYFLQLPNKTLRRWKVKSLVEAVQDDWDKFSSFVEYDTFMTQILSEARRVMKPNATIWVIATYHSIFRIGKIMQDLGYWILNDVIWVKTNPMPNWLGVRFTNATETLIWAVKDKKVKKYTFNREAAKEYGIGKIGANVWVLPICTGAERLKDGRGKRLHSTQKPVELLRRVLLTSTKEGDIVLDPVAGVGTTGYVARCLKRNFIMIEINPRYVEGIKKRFRDISLGNVPE encoded by the coding sequence GTGAAGCTTAAAGCCTATGGTAAGGAAAATAGTTATCCTTGCGCAGAAAGTTTGGTTGTTGTGGATACCCCCCAGGCGCAAGGGTATTCTTTAGAGCAGGTTAAAAATAAGGTCATCCTGGGTGATGCCTTAAAGGTGCTTAAAAAACTTCCTTCCGAAGCAGTAGACATGGTCTTCATAGATCCCCCTTATTTTCTCCAGCTTCCTAATAAGACCTTGCGGAGGTGGAAAGTAAAGAGTTTAGTAGAGGCTGTTCAGGACGACTGGGATAAATTTAGTTCCTTTGTAGAATATGATACCTTTATGACCCAAATATTATCAGAAGCCCGGAGGGTTATGAAACCTAATGCCACCATTTGGGTGATTGCCACCTATCATAGCATCTTTCGCATCGGCAAGATAATGCAGGATTTAGGGTATTGGATACTTAATGACGTGATATGGGTAAAAACCAATCCCATGCCTAACTGGTTGGGAGTCCGCTTTACTAACGCTACAGAAACCTTAATATGGGCGGTTAAGGATAAGAAAGTCAAGAAATACACTTTTAATCGTGAGGCCGCTAAAGAATACGGGATAGGCAAGATAGGGGCCAATGTATGGGTTTTACCCATCTGTACAGGGGCCGAAAGATTAAAGGACGGGAGAGGGAAGAGGCTCCATTCTACCCAGAAGCCAGTGGAGCTCCTCCGCCGGGTCCTCTTAACTTCTACTAAGGAGGGGGACATAGTACTAGATCCCGTGGCTGGGGTAGGAACTACAGGCTATGTAGCCCGTTGTCTTAAGAGGAATTTTATCATGATCGAGATAAACCCTAGGTACGTGGAAGGGATTAAGAAAAGGTTTAGAGATATAAGCTTAGGAAATGTACCAGAGTAA
- a CDS encoding pyridoxal-phosphate-dependent aminotransferase family protein produces MIDKQILLLPGPTPVPPRVALAMARPAINHRGPEFAELLHTVTQGLKKVFKTNNEIVILTASGTGGMEAAVANLLSPGDKALVITIGAFGERFVKIARRFGVEAEVLAFPYGQAADPVAIAERLAQDKAGEIKAILVQHNETSTGVLNDIEAISRARGDHPALLVVDAISGLAAADLRVDEWGIDVAIAGSQKAFMLPPGLTMLSLSDRAWQAVERCRNNRYYLDLKAARDYGIKGQTPYTPAVSLLYGLKEALAMLEEETLEGSFRRHACLRDMVRAGVKALGLELLAKDQVASPSVTAVKVPAGLKPSAITVPLREKHGVVVAGGQGQVKDRVFRIGHLGYVNHMDILSGLVALEEVLVSLGVASLRGAGVAKALEVYQKWKEA; encoded by the coding sequence ATGATTGATAAGCAGATCTTGCTCTTACCTGGACCGACCCCTGTACCACCCCGGGTGGCCTTGGCTATGGCACGGCCGGCCATTAACCACCGGGGACCCGAATTTGCAGAGCTCCTTCATACGGTAACCCAGGGGCTTAAGAAGGTCTTTAAAACCAATAATGAGATAGTCATCCTTACAGCCTCAGGAACTGGGGGTATGGAGGCGGCGGTGGCCAATCTCCTTTCCCCTGGAGATAAGGCTTTGGTTATAACTATAGGAGCCTTCGGTGAACGTTTTGTTAAAATAGCGCGCCGTTTTGGTGTAGAGGCAGAGGTATTAGCTTTTCCCTATGGCCAGGCGGCAGATCCTGTGGCTATAGCGGAAAGACTGGCTCAAGATAAGGCAGGAGAGATCAAAGCCATCTTAGTCCAACATAACGAAACTTCTACGGGTGTTCTCAATGATATAGAGGCCATCAGCCGAGCTAGGGGAGATCACCCTGCCCTGCTCGTGGTGGATGCTATTAGCGGCCTGGCCGCTGCCGATCTCCGGGTGGATGAGTGGGGTATCGATGTGGCTATTGCCGGTTCCCAGAAGGCCTTTATGCTCCCGCCAGGGCTTACCATGCTTAGCTTAAGTGATAGGGCCTGGCAAGCTGTAGAAAGGTGCAGGAACAATCGCTATTACTTGGATCTTAAGGCAGCCAGGGATTATGGTATTAAAGGACAAACCCCTTATACGCCGGCAGTATCCCTGTTGTACGGGCTTAAGGAAGCCCTCGCTATGTTGGAAGAGGAGACACTAGAGGGAAGTTTCCGGCGCCACGCCTGCTTAAGGGATATGGTGCGGGCTGGTGTGAAAGCTTTGGGGCTTGAACTTTTAGCTAAAGATCAAGTGGCTTCTCCTTCAGTAACAGCAGTTAAAGTGCCCGCGGGCCTTAAACCTTCGGCTATCACTGTTCCCCTCCGGGAAAAACATGGGGTGGTAGTTGCGGGAGGCCAGGGCCAAGTAAAAGATCGGGTCTTTCGTATAGGGCACTTAGGCTATGTTAATCATATGGACATTTTGAGCGGGCTCGTAGCCTTAGAAGAGGTTCTAGTAAGCTTAGGAGTTGCTTCCCTTAGGGGTGCTGGTGTAGCTAAAGCTCTGGAAGTGTACCAAAAATGGAAGGAGGCTTAA
- the serA gene encoding phosphoglycerate dehydrogenase: protein MRVLALDDIDIQGIKVLKEAGLEVEARGKMAEEELKNVLPAFDALIVRSATKVTASALAGAKRLRIIGRAGVGIDNIDVEAATEKGILVVNAPEGNTIAAAEHTLALMLALARNIPQASALLKQGIWEKKKFVGVELRHKTLGILGLGKIGSEVARRARAFDMRLLAYDPYVAPEQAERLGVALLPLEEVLKQADFLTLHLPLTRDTYHLLDREKLSLLKPTARLLNVARGGIVDEEALYEALTSGRLAGAALDVFEEEPLTESPLFKLDNVIVTPHLGASTAEAQVAVAVEVAQDVVRCLKGEPVLNAVNIPVVRGQAMETLRPYLKLVERLGSFLSQLMEGPILEAELSTSGELAQHELSPLTNAFLKGLLRPLLGEAVNYVNAPVVARKRGIRIRENKTQEMGYYTTLITATVKGRREGHTVAGAVNQRGEPRLVGLNGYSLDAELEGHMLVVPHIDKPRIIGPVGLAIGDYGINIAGMQVGRREAGGEAVMILRIDSEVPREVLGAIRQVDGVLDVRYLRL from the coding sequence ATGAGGGTATTAGCCTTGGATGATATAGATATCCAGGGAATTAAGGTGTTAAAAGAGGCCGGGTTAGAAGTGGAAGCCCGGGGGAAGATGGCTGAAGAAGAGCTTAAAAATGTTTTGCCCGCCTTTGATGCCCTTATCGTACGTAGCGCAACTAAGGTTACAGCTTCCGCCTTGGCGGGAGCCAAGAGGCTTAGAATTATTGGGCGGGCCGGGGTAGGTATCGATAATATCGATGTAGAGGCGGCTACAGAAAAGGGGATACTGGTGGTTAATGCCCCTGAAGGCAATACAATAGCCGCAGCAGAGCACACCTTGGCCTTGATGTTAGCCCTGGCCCGGAATATTCCCCAGGCCAGCGCTCTCCTAAAGCAGGGTATATGGGAAAAAAAGAAATTTGTAGGGGTGGAGTTAAGACACAAAACCTTAGGTATTCTGGGACTGGGCAAAATCGGGAGTGAAGTGGCCCGGCGGGCCCGGGCCTTCGATATGCGCCTTTTAGCCTATGATCCTTATGTGGCGCCCGAACAGGCCGAACGCTTAGGAGTGGCCCTTTTACCGCTGGAGGAGGTGTTGAAACAGGCAGATTTTCTAACCTTACATTTACCGCTTACCCGGGATACTTACCACCTCCTGGACCGGGAGAAACTTTCCTTGCTTAAGCCTACTGCCCGGCTATTGAACGTAGCCCGGGGGGGCATAGTAGATGAGGAAGCCCTCTACGAGGCTTTAACTTCCGGCCGCCTGGCAGGTGCCGCTTTAGACGTTTTTGAAGAGGAACCCCTAACGGAAAGCCCCTTGTTTAAGTTGGACAATGTTATTGTAACTCCCCACTTGGGGGCCTCCACGGCTGAAGCCCAGGTAGCGGTGGCTGTAGAGGTAGCCCAGGATGTTGTACGTTGTCTTAAAGGTGAACCGGTACTCAATGCTGTCAATATTCCCGTAGTACGTGGGCAGGCTATGGAGACTTTGCGGCCTTATCTTAAACTTGTGGAAAGACTAGGGAGTTTTCTTTCCCAGCTTATGGAAGGGCCTATCCTGGAAGCGGAGCTTTCCACTAGTGGTGAGTTAGCCCAACACGAGCTTTCTCCCTTAACCAATGCTTTTCTGAAAGGGCTTTTGCGCCCCCTCTTAGGGGAGGCAGTGAACTATGTGAATGCGCCGGTGGTAGCCCGGAAGAGGGGTATCCGGATTAGGGAAAACAAGACCCAGGAAATGGGTTACTATACTACTCTGATAACAGCTACGGTGAAAGGCCGGCGGGAAGGCCATACAGTGGCTGGTGCGGTAAACCAACGGGGTGAACCCCGGTTGGTGGGCCTTAACGGATACAGCCTGGATGCCGAACTCGAAGGCCATATGTTGGTTGTACCCCATATAGATAAGCCCCGGATCATAGGGCCTGTAGGATTAGCCATAGGTGATTATGGCATCAATATTGCTGGTATGCAGGTGGGCCGCCGGGAAGCCGGTGGCGAGGCGGTTATGATCCTCCGTATCGATTCTGAGGTGCCCCGGGAGGTTCTGGGCGCCATCCGCCAGGTAGACGGGGTTTTGGATGTGCGGTACCTCCGCCTGTAG
- the serS gene encoding serine--tRNA ligase: MLDIKLLRQNPDLVDRGLKRRGLAAPLEHFLKLDAKRRNLLTEVERLKNRRNMVSEEIGRLKRAGEDPVELILEMREVSQRIKVLDEEIRTIEEELEKEMLTLPNLPHPSVPDGSGETDNVVVRTWGEKPSFSFTPRPHWEIGEELGIIDFERGSKVAGARFVFYRGAGARLERALINFMLDLHIEKHGYTEVFPPFLVNSQTMIGTGQLPKFAEDMFHVTGTDYYLIPTAEVPVTNLYRDEILDGDLLPIYHVAYSACFRAEAGAAGRETRGLIRQHQFNKVELVKFTRPEDSYEELEKMTRDAEEVLKLLGLPYRVVVLCAGDLGFSAAKTYDLEVWFPAAGVYREISSCSNCEDFQARRANIRFRPGPKEKPRYVHTLNGSGVAVGRTLAAILENYQQEDGSVVIPPVLRPYMGGQEVITKEGS; this comes from the coding sequence GTGCTAGATATTAAGCTTTTACGCCAGAATCCGGATCTTGTAGATCGGGGATTGAAACGCCGGGGTTTGGCTGCTCCCTTGGAGCATTTTCTTAAGCTAGATGCAAAGCGGCGTAATCTTTTGACCGAAGTGGAAAGGCTAAAGAATAGGAGGAATATGGTTTCGGAAGAAATAGGGAGGTTAAAGAGGGCTGGAGAGGATCCGGTAGAACTTATCCTAGAGATGCGAGAGGTTTCCCAGCGGATCAAGGTCTTGGATGAAGAGATCCGCACCATAGAAGAAGAACTGGAAAAGGAGATGCTCACCCTTCCTAACCTTCCTCATCCTTCGGTTCCCGATGGTTCCGGGGAAACGGATAATGTAGTGGTCCGTACTTGGGGGGAGAAACCGAGCTTTTCTTTTACTCCACGACCCCACTGGGAGATCGGGGAGGAGCTAGGCATTATAGACTTTGAACGGGGAAGTAAAGTTGCCGGCGCTCGCTTCGTCTTTTACCGGGGAGCCGGGGCACGTCTTGAGCGAGCCCTCATAAATTTCATGCTGGATTTGCATATAGAAAAACATGGTTATACAGAAGTATTTCCCCCCTTCTTGGTAAATAGCCAGACCATGATCGGCACTGGGCAGCTTCCTAAATTTGCTGAAGATATGTTCCATGTGACCGGTACCGATTATTACCTTATCCCCACTGCTGAAGTGCCGGTTACTAATCTTTATCGCGATGAGATTTTGGATGGGGATCTTCTCCCCATTTACCACGTAGCTTATAGCGCATGTTTCAGAGCTGAAGCTGGGGCTGCTGGCCGCGAGACGCGGGGCCTAATACGCCAGCACCAGTTTAACAAGGTAGAACTGGTCAAGTTTACGCGGCCAGAAGATTCCTATGAAGAGTTGGAAAAGATGACCCGCGACGCGGAGGAAGTCCTTAAGCTTTTGGGGTTACCTTACCGGGTAGTGGTCCTGTGCGCTGGAGATTTGGGCTTTTCGGCCGCTAAAACCTATGATCTCGAGGTCTGGTTCCCGGCCGCAGGCGTTTACCGGGAAATTTCTTCCTGCAGTAACTGTGAGGATTTCCAGGCCAGACGAGCCAATATACGTTTTCGTCCAGGCCCTAAGGAAAAACCGCGCTATGTACATACTTTGAATGGCTCGGGAGTAGCTGTAGGCCGGACATTGGCAGCAATATTAGAGAATTACCAGCAGGAGGATGGATCTGTAGTGATCCCACCTGTGCTAAGGCCCTATATGGGTGGCCAGGAAGTGATCACTAAAGAAGGCTCTTAA